The following DNA comes from Vanessa tameamea isolate UH-Manoa-2023 chromosome 23, ilVanTame1 primary haplotype, whole genome shotgun sequence.
TCTATTGAATACAATAAGGCTTAAAATATCGAGAAACTAATCTGGATTCAGtctattctttttatttttggtacacaaaaaatattcaaaacgttAAAAGATATTTCTATCAGATTCATGTGATTCATAAACTTTATTTCACTATTAGGTGTTTATCGTACTGAAAACTTACTTTACTTACTACTGCCAAAAAtcataagtaaatttttttaacattttctgtATTCTTAATTTATCATGTCTCATTGATTAGGCCTTATCAttgtaatcttattttaattatattctttgtgTCCTGAGTTTATAGTTTCagagtaattgtttttaatattaatttgtttatactaTTCATTTTAActggaattatttattcaaaatattcttgtttaaggtttttattttgtatcaataCAATATCAGAAAATACttagtaggtatattttgaagtaattgatgtgaataaaatgtaattgctTATATTCATCCAAATAAAGTGAATTCATTATTTACAGCAAACTTAGCGCGGTCACTTATGACATTAAAATCAGCAAAgtgcttaaaaattaaattaacaaaaaagcaATGCCCTTGTTTAACATTGGAAATTGAAATGGTGAGTATTTctgacaaataatttaataagttaataatcCTAAGGTtaaaacatatcaaatattattcaagtaaaattaaaaataaagcatttttaaacCTTGAATATTTCACCACTACCAACATTTTGAAAAGCAGCTTTCAGCAAGAAAGAAGGCCTGACGTTTGTTTTTATGTGTATAGGCTTTTAtggaatgttttatatattcttccatataagtatattgttaagcagccattaataatattatataaaacatgtacAAATGAAAGTGAAACACAGGGAAAGGTCACCTGCGGGGGgcataatgatttattttatgtgacaaTTACTTTGTTGTTGTTCTTCATTGATGTACTTTGGtccaataattttatgaaacgtCTTTAGACTAATTTGTGTATTAATATTGGCTGCCAATTAATGTGACAAggaaatacaatgttttttttattatttgcagcCGTCGTCTACCTCACAACAAACACGACAAGTTACTCATGATATACCCGTTATTGTTGTGCCCAGGAAACTATGGAGCGAGTTTCAAGAGCCCAGAGTCCCACAGCCTGACGTAAGTAATGGACCGGAGATCATAGAAGATAGAGTGATGAAGTGTTTGTGCTTGAAGGGAGGGAGAGGGTGGGAGGAATTACATTAGTAtcgatcaaatcaaaatatattttatttaagaggcTCTAAAAGTCTGCTTATTGAATTGACATTTAACTAGAATTATTTAgtctgaatttattttaagaccTTTTTTTGAGGCAGTTCTCTGTAAGCTGTTGGTGTGTTTACTTATATTACGTTatgcacaaatatttttataaaacattaaacctGTTTGATTTCAGATATCTATAGAGCTTCCCACACTAAAACAATTACGAACAACAGTAGACCGGATGAGAACAATGAGTCCAGAAATAGTTATCAGAGCTTCATCTGAGGGTAGACTTACCTtgcaaataaaaacaagtatgGCAAAAGTTTCCACAAGATTTAAGGATTTAAGAGTTGAGGCTTTTGAaggtacttatttaatatttaaacattaacatgACCATAAGAAagcttataaatttaataatttatgaattatacatCTAGTTCAGGGTGTATCTCTAATACTTTGTTTAATGGTTAATAGATGGAGCTGACCAATTTTAGATTGCTTTTTGTTATCTAATTGTGATCTGATAGCATAGTAGTTGTGCATGTGTATACTTACCGAAGATACAGAAAGAGAATTTTGAAAGGTTcaaataacattgaatttttatgtgcttaactTGTTCATAATTCAGGCCTTGCTTggagatgaaggaaaacattttgaAGAAATCAGCAATAGTCAGATTAAAATATGCctcacattttatatttttttatgcagttAGTCCTGGGCTTTGCACAACAATaggctataattttttataagaccTAAgacatgtatatatgtatgtatttaattaacatccTTTTTGTATTTATAGGACCGATTGATCATTCAGATTCTGAGACAGAGAGCCAAACGAATGAAGATATGTCAAATGTATGTTATTGTCGAGTGGATGCTAAGAAGTTCTCCATATTCCTCAGTGCCGATC
Coding sequences within:
- the LOC113401862 gene encoding checkpoint protein HUS1, with translation MKFRAVMIDTGPMREFSNIVTTISKLSKECVMRLSDDKLYFIVSEDNSGPTPPVLWCEIPQDMFFSEYQMIGIDEDHKDIYLGVVSANLARSLMTLKSAKCLKIKLTKKQCPCLTLEIEMPSSTSQQTRQVTHDIPVIVVPRKLWSEFQEPRVPQPDISIELPTLKQLRTTVDRMRTMSPEIVIRASSEGRLTLQIKTSMAKVSTRFKDLRVEAFEGPIDHSDSETESQTNEDMSNVCYCRVDAKKFSIFLSADQISHNQTMCSIVHKKLIILCLQTEENVKLQFFITGIVY